The following is a genomic window from Malus sylvestris chromosome 12, drMalSylv7.2, whole genome shotgun sequence.
GCAAGGACAGTAAATTCTTATTAAAACATAATGCAAtaatactaatttttttagaaaattagGAAAACCACCCTAACAACCATAAGTTCTATAAGAAAACACTTCAAGAGCTCAATTGTAGGGGGGAAAAAACCCAACCATCACTTGTCATGTTCTAATTGGTTcttagttgtggtgcccttcttTCATTGCAAAGCAAGAAGGATGTTTTTCTAAAATATTAGGCTTGAGGTGTTGTTCTCTAAACTGTAATCTTATCAAGAGCTTTTATGTGAAATTCCATTTTACAAAAGAAAGATATTATACCCAGGGGCCTATCTCCACCTCAACCCACCCCATCCCATGTCACCTTCGCTAATGCCTAAGGGCCTCGTTAGGTAAGTAGGATTGGATTGGAATCTATAACTGTCCAATTTCAAGGCAAATTGAAGGTAGAagtgaatatttttcatttggaGGGGATTAGAAAAGGATAAGACGTGAAGAAAACTCATACCTTCTAATCCTACCATTTTGGAAATGGTTGGAATGGATAAGTTGCCTTTATGAGTAATCCATCTACTATCCTCTAATTGGTcatcatttttttcatttatccACTCAACATGCCCCAAGCTTAGGGAGTTGTCCATTCCAATTCCAATCCAATCCTACATACCAAACGAGCCCAAAGATTATTCATCATAAGAGTACAATCAGGCACAAGTACATGTGGCAGCACAACAGTGCTCTAGCTTGAAAACGGCATACtatccaaaacaaaaaacattgaAGTTTGGATGTTTCGTTCAGCCAATTGAGAAATCACACCAAACCTCTTGATGTCCACTAATGCTATTGCGGCCTAAGGAAATTGGAATTTTATGCAACAAACTGTGAGaggttaaaattaaaaaatgaatattGGAGGATAAAATTGGTTAGGGTTTCCAAATATTGATTTTCCATTTGATGCATGCACATCCATAGAAAGATCACACCCCCCTTGAGTATCAGTGCTCGAGCATACTGGCATACATGTGAGCAAAGGAAAGTTGGCATTTTATGCAAAAACTAACTCATTAGGTGATGCAGCTAAGTCTGAATAACAAAATCAGGGAGGTCTAAATTTAGAGAGAAGGTTAGTTAAATATAGATATGCCATTGATTTCGGTGCAGTACACAAAGATCATAGCCTCGAGTATCAACATTGGGGCATGCCAACAAACACGAGTTTGAAGATTGATATAGGAGACTAAAGATCACGACATGCAATCGTAATCTTGTTTCTGAACTTTCCTTTTTGGAAATAAAAACTGACGTAAGACTATGCCATTCAAAGACAGTAGAAACAACAAGTATCAGAAGTTGGAACCACATGTCCATGTCGGCTTCGCAATTAAAGCACTGCATTCACTGATTCATGGAAGGCAATATAATTAATGGCACTTCTTTATATTCGCAATGAACATTAGAAACCATGACATAGATGCACTGCAATCTACAGTATACCAATTTCCAAACTTTCAAAATCCAAAACTCATGCAGTCCATCCTCGAGAACAAAGGGTGACACAAAGCGTGGAGCATACGCGCCAAGCTATCTACTTGCTCATAATCTACAAGTTCCTTGGCATATCGTGCAGCTTCATTACAAGTTTAAAAGTGCAAACTTTTTTACTGTTTCAGGAACAACAGTTCATCCCCTGTATATGAAAAATATATCTTTCCTTTTAAATCCATCTTAATTGTTTTGATTCTATTGCGAAACCAAAAATACGTAACCAATGGTTACAAATTTTACTAAATCAGGATACAAAGTGACTCGATGACGTTACACAAATTGCCTACTACAGTCTACAAATATGTTATTTTGCTGATTCCCCGACGACTCGAAATCAGCTCACATAAATTAAGCACCAATGCAGATCCTAAATTCTTATATTATTATCTCCTCCATAGTTTCTACAATGTCTAACAAGTTAATCCAAACTAAAGCACCCTGCTTTCGATTTCTggccaaagaaaaaaaacccctGATTTCCCAAACCATATTATTAACATAATTAATCAAATTCAATTAGCAAATTCGAAATATATGCAGAAAATTGGCGTCaccaaaatcacaaaattccAATTTTACAGAAATGAACAAGAGAAATTGGTTCCGCACAAACACGACGCAGTTTTGAGATAGGAAAAGGCACGAATTCGATACCTTGCGCTTGATCTCGTGGATAGGGTTACCCGAATCTTCGACGTCGGGCATGTACGTGGAGGGAACCCTACCCGGATCCCTGAAGACGGAGACGAAGTAATTGAATACGCACATGACGGCCACGCCGGTGAAAACGACGGCGTTCATCAAACCTGGCGACGACATGAGACTGAACCAGCGGTCTATGAAAATGAAGACTGTGGAGAAGTAAATGTATGCGATTGCCAAAACGACGACGGTCACGGGTAGAGAGAAGCCGAGGCTTCGCGTCATTGTATCTTGAACGTTCTCCGGGGGTGGCGGAGGCACCGGCGTCAACACGACGGCGTCTCCCGGCGAGGGGGGTGTGTCGTTTTCAGCTGGCAGGATGCGAGGATTTGGATGTTGGTGGCTCGGTGACCTGGTTTTGCAAATCTAAAGATAGTGCCGGTCGTTTATGATTTTACGGTATTACCCTTCATATTTTACCTTTCTTACACTTGAGACCTTGTTTAATATGGAATTGGATCATAGGattaattgtttttcatttttaggtaaataaatattttgttaaacaaacaaacaaacaacaaggGACCACACCGACAAACCATTACCAAACCCAAAGGTGGATAGTTGAGCAACAAACTGAAAATTACACCACCAACAATGTTACTTATACAGAAATTTACTAATTCATTCTTATTAaaacatatgtatttatttaagaGTACAATACTATGTCCATAAAAATGTCAATTATATCTTCACCTATAATAAAATACATGAATTAGTAATAACAAGCAGCAATACGACCATTCGACTCAAAAAATCTCACAATAATTGGTCAGTCTTGCATAATACTCATGTATTTGCACCAAAATATTAGTACCCAATAAACAAAATCGAAACATTGCATGAATAAAACAAATGTAGATGAGTGCTTCCACTAGTCACCCGCGTGCACGTGAGTAATTTTAGACCGTAAATACATGTGAATCTCATACTATAAAGCTCACATGCATCAACAATCAGAAGTCAATTGATGTGAGTTCCTACTATTATTCAATAGAAATCGAACCAATATTTCAATATTTAACTAACATGTGTTGGAGATGCATGAATGAAGTAGAAACTTGAGCTGAAACCAGTGCATAATTGAGACAGACATTGCTTAAAATAGAAATATTGATATTCTATTACATTTGAATATTACAACTTTTGAATGGCATTACAAATCAAAACCCAACCCAAATCTTTCACAGGAGAAGGAAAAACGAAACTACTACGATCCCTTTTCTGGGGAGCAACTGGACGAAAATAATGaaatgaaaacacaagaaatctATGAGCAAAAACGTGAAATTAACACTTGGGAAGATCGGACGGTGGAGGAGGCAGCTTTTGGTTGCGTCTCTTACCATCCAAGACCACCCAAGCCATCTTCAAGCCCCAGCTGGTGTGCACTTCTAGGTGGCAATGCATGAACCAAACACCTATTTGCATCACCATATACAAAAGAAGAGACAAATCAGATTGCATAACCCTAATTCCATGCCAAATTTCTTCCCAAGTTTAAAGATATTTGATATTTGTAGGAACAAATTATCAATCATAGGATTAATCAGATTGCATAACCTTAATGTGACGGCTAATCATTTTGCTACGTTAGCACATTATTTTAACCTTTATGAACTCAAGTGACCAACTAACcttgtcaacaaaaaaaaaaatcataagatAAGTAGGTTATGATGATATTGTGTCAATTTTGTAGTGATGATAATATATTTCTATCTGCTACGGATTTATAGTCTAACAGCATAACATGTCAGTTAATTGATAAAAAAGATTACCTGGATTATCGGCAAGAAACCGAATGGCAACCCAGCCACCAGAGGGGACACCGATGGTGTTCCTCTCTGCAGGATCAACCAGGTTATACTTTTTAGggtcattttttttatcaaagtttCCAGAGCCCAATCCCAACACAAAGAAATTAAACCCATGTAGGTGAAGCGGGTGGCTCTCAGCCCCAATAATGCTAGTGTCCTGCAAAACCAACTCCACACTAGTGTTGAAAGGCAGCACCACCACCTTCGTCCCACTGCTCACGGCAATGTTGTTGGGTGGACTCCCTGTGTAGTTGAATTTGACTGCTGGGTTTGCTGGGAAATCTGTGGTGTACACACCCTTTGATTGGTTGAAGAAATGAGCTTGCAGAAGAGCTGTATTGGGTTGGACAAATGTCACATTGTTAATGGCCGCTGCTAACCTAGTATTATTTGGGCCTTggcatgtttgtttttttaagcATGGGAGTATTCCCAACCCAACAGTGAAGAAGAAGCGCTTTTCCACAGTTTTTGGGACATTTGCAGCCGGGAATTTGGGACTAGCCAAGCTGAGAATTTTCTTGTTGTATTTCATGGAAAATAATGTATCATTGAACTTTGGAAGCACTGGTGTGAAAAGCTGCTTTTTATTGTTCTTGCTGTTgcttgaggaagaagaaatttCATATTCTAGTAATCCTGTGGTTGTGGAGTTGTCGAAAGCAGCTGGGCCGGACACATATGGGCGGGCTGCCATGACAAATTTTGCATTCGGGGACTTAGGTTTTGTCATTAGAAGCACATTTGTGGTCTGTCCTGGTGTGATCAGAACAGTTTGGGTTTTGAATGGCTTCACATAAACTGCATCTGCTTCGACTACGGTTAGGGTATGGTTGGCAATGCTGAAGAAAAGCTCGTTGTTGAGCGCAGCGTTGATAAACCGCAGCAGATACGTCCTCCCCGGCTTCACCTTGAGCTTGTATATATCTGCTTCAAATATATGGTACATTGTATATTTTATAATCCACATGATTAATGCtctaattatgcaataggaatTGTTGATTACTTACCTTTGGTTGAGCAGTTGTACAAAGGCCCTGGAAGACCATTGATGGTATAGGCATCAGAGACATTTGGTCCCAACCCTGTTTGTAAGGCTTGGTTGATTACTTTTCCTGTGTCTGCTTTCCACCATTCACCTGCATTTCAATATAAATTTCTTGGTTCAAAAGTTTTTTGAGTAGGACATTGAAGAGTAGTGTGCATTGATACCGTCGAAAATGTATTGATAATATGTCGATACTTTTGGTTGGCGACAATGTTATCGATACATTTTTGCTGGCATAATgacaatttttaattaattgataaATTATATAATGTTCATTAATTACCAAAAATGATGGGAACTTCTTGGAAGGGTTGGGGGAAAGGGTAAGGCACATGTCTTTTAGGGAGGATGACTATAGGTCCATAGACAGTTGCCCTAAGCCAGGAGATGTGGGCATGCCAAAACAATGTGCCTCTTTGGCCTGTAATAGTGAAGTTGTAGACATAACTTTGCCCAGTCTGAATTGGGCACTGTGTGATATATGCAGGTCCATCTGCCCATCCAGTCCTCAATTGCCTGATCCCATGCCTGCAAATTTCTCCAAATTTCAAGCATTAATActtaaagttttgaaaaatattAATGCAAAACTACCAAAGGTAAGTTCACCAGACAAGATCTTCGTACCAATGGAGTGTGACATTGTGCTGGACATTATTCACCACCTTGATCACAAGCCTGTCCCCTTCCCTTGCGATGATCCGAGGCCCGGGAAACTGCCCGTTGACAGTCACAATGCTCTTGGTTTGACAAAGCCTTGTGACACTTTGTGATTTTATCTGTGCAATGTAATAAACAGAGAAATGATTAAGTAATGGGTATCAttaatatacatacatacatacatatatatatatatatatatatagatagatagatagatagaacCGGTTTCAaacttttaacaaacaataaaacTAGGACACTAAACTGGAAATAATGTATATAACCCACGGTTTAGTGGCACTTTATTATTTGATCATAAGTATCCGTACGGTTCGGTTGGAAAATGAAATGCAAATACATACATTAAAGTTGTAATGCCTGGTAACCCTAGCATGCTTTGCAAGTGCAGGCTCAGAAAACACACATATAAATGCACAAACTGCAAAGAAGATTGCTAATGAACTTGAACCCATCTCTCTAATGTCACTGATCACTCGATCTGCTGAATTCTTTTTCAAATGCTGATGACTTTGAGTTGTAAGGATGCAAGAAAGATTAAGATAATCAGGCATTTtataaggatttttttttaattaattaggtaataaaaaAATTCGGTTAGATTTCATTGCAGGTACCTTCAGCAACAAATAACATGTTTAAAATCAGACCAGACTACGAGTAGAGCTGCTGGTCAAGTTTTACTTTAGAGTGCTGGTCAAGCCAGGTAATTatgtttattaattaattaattgtctCCCTAACGGTCTCACTTGGTGTTACTGAAATGCCCCTTGCAGTTTACATTATAGTATTAGTTTATCAACACTTTACATGGGTATTTAAGTCAAGTTAAAGTGAAAGCAAATAGCAATGACTGTCGTTTTTGGTAGAAGATAAAATAATGGATTGATTTGAGAAAATGGAGCGTAAATGGCATATTTGCTTGGTAGACTTCAACCTCCTACCGTTGATGCTTACCGATCAAGGCAAGAGTAGAGAAGGAAGGTGTTAACAATACCATCTTGTTGGCTGTCGTTTGTTATATACTTATCACTACTTACAATCCTAACAGCTTTGATGTTATTGGACTTTGTTATGCTCTTTACCCTTTCAAGTTTCAATGGCTCATTTTAGAAAATCCACATCTGATTTGCCACCAAGCCGACATTTCAAATTAATAGTCAGAAGGAGATTGAAGATAAGTTTGTTATGAGTATTTACCCGTTGTACCCAAAGTCTTGAGTTGAGTTTATCCCTTCCCAATTATCGCttgtataagaaaaataatgaaagttTACAACTCATTCATATGGTTATTATGATTGAACGAGTGTGGTTAGCAACTTGGTATAAACGCATGATGGGATGAGTTTGACCAACACCTGATGGGATGACTGTGATTTGTGTGCGCTCGATGTTtgtaagaaattttaaaaaagcGAGGGTAATTTTTCTCTTTATATTAGGGTTAGAATTCAAGCCGGTTGGATGATCATCTCAATCCTAACTCATAATTTACCATTCAAGTTTGAATTTGGGGTTTGATGTCATTAATTTGGAAGTCCAACCCAAGGTGCAAGAGTAGAGCCAAGAATTTTTACATTGGTGGaccataatttttgtttttttttttaatttcatctaTCATGCGAGTCTAGGTGATTAACTTGTTTTGAAGGATGGAGTGGGGCTGATTTTCAGTTGAGTGAGTTGAGATAATTTTCACCGAATGGATCAAGTTCATAACAAAAATCAATTACTTAAGTTTTGTATGGGGCACTAGAGCCAACCATAACCTAAGGACTTACATGTAATGGATTTAACCGCCATGTGGCATTTTCATTCAACCACTATAATGCCTCGAGGCAGCCAGTAcaagagaagtaaaaaaaataaagcctGCCTAACAAGAGCAAGACAAGAATGAAATCAAACATAAGCAGAATCAATAGAATGCCCATAGTTGACAGGACCATCAACAACGAAGTTTGCCTCTCCAAATGTGGCTAAACCGGGTGCTAAAAAAAGGTAAATTGCGGTTCAACCCCTTGAACTATCACCCTAGTTGAAATTGACCtcctaaactaatttttttggtaaattaaccccCTAAACTATTTAAAATCTCAATTAACCCCTTGATGTTAGATTGCGGAATCGATTCAGTCAAATTCAAAGGTAAATTAGTCATTTcatcattaattattatttGTCAGCTATAATCAACAATAAATTTTGACATATGGGcacaaaataattcaaaaatatATAGCATAATGAGAAACCATAAAAAACCAAACGTTTACATAACAAACCATCTCACATTGTCATTacacattattttattttcacatGTCATAATTACATTATTGGTTATAGTTGACAAATAAGAATTGATGAAGGAAAGACTAATTGTCCTTTGAATTTGACGAAATAGTGGATGGAATCTATTGACAAGGGGTCGATTGGCTTATTTCAAATAGTTCAGAgggttaatttaccaaaaaaatagttcAGGGGGTCAATTTCAACTGGAGCAATAGTTCAAGGAGTCAAATGGTAGTTTACCCGCTAAAAAATTAGGAAGCTAAGAGGTGAATGCCTCAAAGAATAGTCTTGAGGAAGCCaagagatgatgaagaaaattgaggtttcaccataaaaccaattggtaatatatAGAGTAGCCCAACTACTTATAAGTACATGCATAGGCCATTCTTTTCCTGATGTGAGATTCTCAACACGCACTCTTACTTGTGAACAATTTCTAAGCATAACATGTGGGCaacacttgtaagtgagatgtctaaGGTTCGATTCTCcgcaaagacgaatttgaaccacattattgctagcccattgtgaggctaagtttACCTcctctcccttagtgtagataatatcgtttgctaaaaataaaaaaaataaaaacaagtagGCAACATAAATCAGGTGACGTGGACCATGTGTGGCCGTTAACATACGAGACAACCTactttgataccatgaagaaagttgaggttccaccataaactagccaattagcaatatgagaagtagcacaattacttataagcacatgtaagGTCTCTTCTTCCATCAAgatgagattcattctcaatagTTGATGTTTGAATTCAAACGATATTACACATCTTAGTGGCTTCTAAATCATGGGCGAAGCTACATGGGGACAAGGAGGGACTGACACACCCCAATCCTGATATCTCTCAATTACTTAGATGGGCACATGCTGCCAGACACCTTCTTCACCCTCGGGTGTCCATCAGCACGTGCCTATCTGGGTAATTGAGGGATATCGGGATTGGGGCATGTCAGGGGCGGCCGCCCCCTCGATTGTCGAAAATCGCCATTAAGAGTGAGGATTTCGCCCCTATAGTCATCTGAATTGCTGCTGAAATCTGATGTCTTACTttgttgtttatgtgttttatgTTGTAGTACTTCTTCCgcgttttattttttctaaagtCGAAATGGGGTCATTTTAGTTCTAGGATTAAAAAAACATAGAACGACATCGTCAAGGAGGGCTACGGTAAGGCTGTCATTATTCAATAGTATGTTAAGTTGTTTGATAATATGGAGGAATTCGGTTTGAAGAGAAGTTTCAAATCCCATGAGACTCTATTTAAGGCCATTATGCGCCACAATCGGTATATAATGGCCAAGAGGTATTTTAATGCAATGTTAAGTGAGGGAATAGAGCCCAGTAGGCATACCCATAAATTATATGAGTCACTAGGTCATGCCTACAATGAGCTATTGTAGAGAGAATCGAGGGGAAGATACCTTGTATCTCTTCCATAAATTGTGTTTGAGTCAAGAGGCAATAATGAAAAGCCTGATAATTTCACCATTCTCATTGCTCTGAAGGCATGTGCTAGGTTAAGGCAATCATATATGAGAAAATAATACATGGGTTTGTGAAGAAACATGACAATGTTGCTTTGAATATGTTTGTGGGTTATGCATTGATTGAATTGTATTCCAAAGGTGGAGAAATGGGCGAGGTTGTGAAAGTTTTTGACGAGTTTTCGCAAATGAATGTGTTTTTATAGAGTGCGATTAAAAAAAGGTAGAAGCTTCTACCCTTTTATATTTCGCCCTCCCTTCTGACAATTCATGGCTTCAC
Proteins encoded in this region:
- the LOC126592592 gene encoding laccase-17-like translates to MGSSSLAIFFAVCAFICVFSEPALAKHARVTRHYNFNIKSQSVTRLCQTKSIVTVNGQFPGPRIIAREGDRLVIKVVNNVQHNVTLHWHGIRQLRTGWADGPAYITQCPIQTGQSYVYNFTITGQRGTLFWHAHISWLRATVYGPIVILPKRHVPYPFPQPFQEVPIIFGEWWKADTGKVINQALQTGLGPNVSDAYTINGLPGPLYNCSTKDIYKLKVKPGRTYLLRFINAALNNELFFSIANHTLTVVEADAVYVKPFKTQTVLITPGQTTNVLLMTKPKSPNAKFVMAARPYVSGPAAFDNSTTTGLLEYEISSSSSNSKNNKKQLFTPVLPKFNDTLFSMKYNKKILSLASPKFPAANVPKTVEKRFFFTVGLGILPCLKKQTCQGPNNTRLAAAINNVTFVQPNTALLQAHFFNQSKGVYTTDFPANPAVKFNYTGSPPNNIAVSSGTKVVVLPFNTSVELVLQDTSIIGAESHPLHLHGFNFFVLGLGSGNFDKKNDPKKYNLVDPAERNTIGVPSGGWVAIRFLADNPGVWFMHCHLEVHTSWGLKMAWVVLDGKRRNQKLPPPPSDLPKC